In Candidatus Blochmannia vicinus, one DNA window encodes the following:
- a CDS encoding thymidine kinase, whose amino-acid sequence MAQLYFYYSAMNAGKTTALLQSSYNYQERGMRTVLYTAAMNHKNCRNEKIKSRVGLTASARIFNVKTNFFDQIAAMCQNDLIHCVLVDECHFLNRDQVTDLGKIVDTLNVPVLCYGLRTDFKADLFPGSLWLLAWADKLIELKTICYCGRKANRVLRIDDQGVVIRDGDQILVGGNNRYVSVCRRHFLEKFK is encoded by the coding sequence ATGGCGCAATTGTATTTTTATTATTCTGCAATGAATGCCGGAAAAACTACTGCATTATTACAGTCTTCTTATAATTATCAGGAACGAGGCATGCGTACTGTGCTATATACCGCTGCAATGAATCATAAAAATTGTAGAAATGAAAAAATTAAATCCCGTGTTGGATTAACTGCTTCTGCTAGAATATTTAATGTCAAAACTAATTTTTTTGATCAAATAGCAGCTATGTGTCAGAATGATTTAATACATTGTGTATTAGTAGATGAGTGTCATTTTCTTAATCGTGATCAAGTGACTGATTTAGGAAAAATAGTGGATACATTGAATGTTCCAGTATTGTGTTATGGTTTACGTACTGATTTTAAAGCTGATTTATTTCCAGGAAGCTTATGGTTATTAGCATGGGCGGACAAATTAATTGAATTAAAAACTATTTGTTATTGTGGACGTAAGGCCAATAGAGTCCTTAGGATTGATGATCAAGGTGTGGTAATCCGAGATGGTGATCAAATATTAGTTGGTGGTAATAATCGTTATGTTTCAGTATGTCGTAGGCACTTTTTGGAAAAATTTAAATGA